A portion of the candidate division WOR-3 bacterium genome contains these proteins:
- a CDS encoding HAMP domain-containing histidine kinase, which produces MRKSIFFKIFIGYLVAAILLTGLVLIFSYTTIKSHYINTLISNLKNLGTTLLLKAQSLLEKEQYDKLDSLVKDLGSNIGTRITIIDSEGVVLADSEKDPKLMENHKDRPEIRKALENTVGKSLRYSTTVKEEMLYVALPIKKDDRNIGVLRVSLFLKDINSLLSDLRVKIIQIALIIVVISLIGAAIFARSLTGPIRSLAEASHKVATGDFDTRIISKSRDELGEFADSFNYMVSQTKKLFTELSQQREKLNTIISSIQAGLLVVNKDGKIILCNDSFKKLVKTTDVEGKLYWELMRNSQLIELIKKTGAGKMTATKEIEFEGMTYICNATFLSSTEEILLTLQDTTEISRLAKVKKDFVVNVSHELRTPLTAIKGFIETLELEGGKGKRYIERLKTYTDRLINIVKDLLTLSELESIYKLELEDVNLKNTIAKVLKIFEARIKEKNLKTKFDATDAVIKADSFKLEQVFINLIDNAIKYTEKGEIRISISQENKRVKIEISDTGIGIPKEHLSRIFERFYVVDKSRSRRLGGTGLGLSIVKHILLLHNGKIDINSEPGKGTTVIILLPTNIS; this is translated from the coding sequence ATGAGGAAATCAATATTTTTTAAAATATTTATCGGATATTTAGTAGCAGCAATACTTCTAACAGGATTAGTCCTTATATTTTCTTACACTACAATCAAAAGTCATTATATAAATACGCTGATCAGTAATTTAAAAAACCTTGGAACTACCTTATTATTGAAAGCTCAATCTTTATTAGAGAAAGAACAATATGATAAATTAGATTCTTTGGTAAAAGATTTAGGCAGTAATATTGGCACACGAATTACAATTATTGATTCAGAAGGAGTGGTCTTAGCAGATTCAGAAAAAGATCCCAAATTGATGGAAAATCATAAAGATCGTCCAGAAATCAGGAAAGCCTTAGAAAACACAGTCGGAAAGTCCCTAAGATATAGCACCACTGTAAAAGAAGAGATGTTATATGTTGCCTTGCCCATAAAGAAGGATGACAGAAATATCGGCGTACTTCGTGTGAGTCTCTTCTTAAAAGATATAAATAGTTTGCTGAGCGATTTGAGAGTAAAAATTATACAAATTGCTTTAATAATTGTAGTAATTTCTTTGATTGGAGCAGCAATCTTCGCGCGCAGCCTTACAGGACCGATACGCAGTCTGGCTGAGGCTTCTCATAAAGTAGCAACGGGCGATTTCGATACAAGAATTATTTCAAAAAGCAGAGATGAACTTGGAGAATTTGCCGATAGTTTTAATTACATGGTATCGCAAACAAAGAAGCTATTTACGGAATTATCGCAGCAGAGAGAGAAGCTAAATACTATTATCTCTTCAATCCAGGCGGGGTTGCTTGTAGTAAATAAAGATGGAAAAATAATCCTCTGTAATGACAGCTTTAAAAAATTGGTTAAAACCACTGATGTCGAAGGGAAACTATACTGGGAACTTATGAGAAATTCTCAACTAATAGAATTGATCAAAAAGACAGGTGCAGGAAAAATGACCGCTACCAAAGAGATCGAATTTGAAGGAATGACCTATATCTGTAATGCAACATTTTTATCTTCCACAGAAGAGATACTCCTCACCTTGCAAGATACTACTGAAATTTCCAGACTGGCAAAAGTAAAGAAGGATTTTGTAGTCAATGTCTCTCATGAGTTGAGAACTCCTCTTACCGCGATAAAGGGATTTATAGAGACTTTAGAATTAGAAGGTGGAAAAGGCAAGCGATATATAGAGAGGCTCAAAACATATACAGATAGGTTGATAAATATTGTTAAAGACTTGCTAACATTATCAGAACTTGAGAGCATTTATAAACTCGAGTTAGAAGATGTCAATCTGAAAAATACTATAGCAAAGGTTTTAAAAATATTTGAAGCGCGAATAAAAGAAAAGAATCTAAAAACAAAGTTTGATGCGACAGATGCCGTTATCAAAGCCGATTCCTTCAAACTGGAACAGGTTTTTATTAACCTGATAGATAACGCCATCAAATATACCGAGAAAGGAGAAATTAGAATATCTATAAGCCAAGAGAATAAAAGAGTTAAGATTGAAATAAGTGATACTGGTATAGGTATTCCAAAAGAACATCTATCTCGGATATTTGAAAGATTTTATGTAGTTGATAAATCCCGTTCGCGGCGCC